A genomic window from Oryctolagus cuniculus chromosome 12, mOryCun1.1, whole genome shotgun sequence includes:
- the LOC103351148 gene encoding olfactory receptor 4K5 has protein sequence MDDGNTSVVSEFVLLGLSRSRELQFFFFVFFSVLYVVTVLGNLLIVIAVTSDSSLHSPMYFLLGNLSFVDICQVSFATPKMIADFLSERKTISFGSCIAQIFFIHLFTGGEMVLLVSMAYDRYVAICKPLHYVVIMSQRTCTVLVLISWAVGLVHTLSQLSFTVNLPFCGPNIVDSFFCDLPRVTKLACLDSYNTEILIVVNSGILSLSTFSLLVSSYVVILVTVWFKSSAAMAKAFSTLAAHITVVILFFGPCIFIYVWPFTTYPVDKVLAIFYTVFTPILNPIIYTLRNRDMKVAMSKIVTHYLRPKKISEMPLVVRNSFY, from the coding sequence ATGGATGATGGCAATACCTCAGTGGTGTCTGAGTTTGTACTGCTGGGACTTTCTAGGTCTCGGGAACTccagtttttcttctttgttttcttctctgtgttaTATGTGGTCACAGTGCTGGGAAACCTTCTCATCGTCATCGCGGTGACTTCCGACTCCAGTCTGCACTCCCCCATGTACTTCCTCCTGGGAAACCTTTCCTTTGTAGACATCTGTCAGGTTTCTTTTGCTACCCCCAAGATGATTGCAGATTTTCTGAGTGAACGCAAGACGATATCCTTCGGTAGCTGCATAGCCCAGATTTTCTTCATTCACCTTTTTACTGGGGGTGAGATGGTGCTGCTTGTCTCCATGGCCTATGACAGATATGTGGCAATATGCAAACCCTTACACTATGTGGTCATCATGAGCCAAAGGACATGCACTGTCCTGGTGTTGATTTCCTGGGCTGTAGGCTTAGTGCACACATTAAGCCAGCTGTCATTTACAGTAAACTTGCCCTTTTGTGGGCCCAATATAGTAGACAGCTTTTTTTGTGATCTTCCTCGAGTAACTAAACTTGCCTGCCTAGACTCTTACAACACTGAAATACTAATTGTGGTCAATAGTGGAATTCTCTCCCTAAgtactttctctctcttggtCAGTTCTTACGTTGTTATTCTTGTTAcagtctggttcaagtcctcagcTGCGATGGCCAAAGCATTTTCTACATTGGCTGCTCACATCACAGTAGTGATATTATTCTTCGGACCTTGTATCTTCATCTATGTGTGGCCCTTTACCACCTATCCTGTGGATAAAGTTCTTGCTATATTTTACACTGTTTTCACCCCCATCCTCAATCCCATTATTTACACACTAAGGAATAGGGATATGAAGGTGGCCATGAGTAAAATTGTGACCCACTACCTGAGACCCAAGAAAATTTCTGAGATGCCACTAGTAGTGAGGAATTCTTTTTATTAA